The nucleotide window TACCACACTTAAGTGGACGCCTCACGGTACGAGCTGACGGCGGCCATGCACCTCCTCTCGGCGCGTCCGGCAAGACCTTCAGCCTGGCCTTCATCCTGCCGTCGCCCCCGGTGAGGTTCCCGGCGTTGAATCCAATTAAACCGCACGCTCCACCCCTTGTAGTGCTCCCCCGCCAATTCCTTTAAGTTTCAGCCTTGCGGCCGTACTCCCCAGGCGGCGGGCTTAACGGCTTCCCTTCGGCACCGGGCGAGCTCGAAGCTCGCCCGACACCTAGCCCGCATCCTTTACAGCCAGGACTACCCGGGTATCTAATCCGGTTCGCTCCCCTGGCCTTCGTCCCTCACCGTCGGACCCGTTCCAGCCGGGCGCCTTCGCCACTGGCGGTCCCCCTGGGATTACAGGATTTCACCCCTACCCCAGGGGTACCCCCGGCCTCTCCCGGTCCCAAGGCCCGCAGTATCCCCAGCAAGCCCCACGGTTGAGCCGTGGGATTTCGCCAGGGACTTACGGGCCCGGCTACGGACGCTTTAGGCCCAATAATAGCGGCCACCACTTGGGCCGCCGGTATTACCGCGGCGGCTGCCACCGGCCTTGCCCAGCCCTTATTCCCGGAGCTTTTTACACTCCGGAAAAGCCGTGGCTGTGCCACGGCACTGGGGGTCCCCCCGTCGCGGTTGCCCGCATTGCGGAGGTTTCGCGCCTGCTGCGCCCCGTAGGGCCTGGACCCGTGTCTCAGTGTCCATCTCCGGGCTCCCACTCTCATGGCCCGTACCGATCTTCGGCTTGGTGGGCCGTTACCCCACCAACTACCTAATCGGCCGCCGGCCCATCCTCGGGCGGCTTACGCCCTTTCGGCCTGGGGACCTTCCAGTACCCCAGGCCTATGGGGGATTAGCCCCAGTTTCCCGGGGTTATCCCCCTCCCGAGGGTAGGTTACCGACGTGTTACTGAGCCGTCCGCCGGTGCGCGCAGAGCGCGCCCCATGACTCGCATGGCTTAGTCGGACCCCCATAGCAGTGGCCTCCGGCAGGATCAACCGGAATTGAGCAAGGAGTACGACCGGTGGGACTTCCCTCTGCGGGGAAGTACCAAATTCCCGTCCGGGGTTTGGTCGGGATGTCGGGCCTGCCTTACCCCCGAGGGGTCCGCCTTTCGGCGTTTCCTCGGGAGCGCACCTTTTTGTGACCCGGGCTGGAGGGCGGGGTTCATCGTTGGGTGCTTTGCACCCTTTCCCCCCGACGCCGCCGTCTTGGCGCCCGGGTGTTTTGCCCCCTCTTCGGGGGCTCCACCCAATAGGGCGGAACTCCACCGATACAAAATTTTTGCAAAGCAACTGAGAGGGGATATTTTTGAAAAAGAAGCCGTCAAAAAAGAGAACCAAAATGACCATATTTAGACATAAAAATGTTAAAATCCTTGCCAACATCAGAGGCGAAGTATCTCGGGGACGATGCTTATCTTCGAGACGGGAGTTGGTATCGTATTCGTAACCGCAAGCTCGTCAACGGCATCGCTTACCCTCTCAACGGCCCCCTGAGCAAAGACCCCATGGGTAACCCCGACGAAGATCTTCTCCGCGCCGAGCTTCCTGAGTATACGGGCCGCTTTAATCATCGTTCCACCGGTACTTATTATGTCATCCACTATGAGCACGTTCTTGCCCTTAACGTCCACCTCCACCGGCCTCATCTCAACTTCCGTCGGGGAGATGCGTCTCTTCTCAAAGTGGCTGTACTCCAGACCGAGCTCCATCGCAACGGCCTTAGCCCGCCCGAGGGCACCCCTGTCCGGGGCAAGGACTATTCCCTCGCCAAGCTTCTCGCGGAAGTAGTCCGCTATGATCCCCGCCGGGGAGACGTTTACCCCCTTGCCCGGGAAGTACCTAAGGGTCTCGGGATTGTGAAGGTCGAAGACGTAGAGTTCATCGTAGTAGAGGCCGAGGGCTTTCATCACAGCCCTCACGCTTATCGGCTCGCCCTCCTTCGTAACCCTGTCCTGCCTGCTGTAGGCGAAGTAGGGAACAACCGCGCGGAGCCTCTCGAATCCTCTCTCCCGGAGGGCATCCCCTATGAGGATCAGCTCGACGATTTTCTCGTCCTGAGGCGCGAACGTTGAGCTGACAACGGTGGCCTCTTTCCCAGAGCCGAGAACCCGGACGTACTTCTCCCCGTCTGGGAATTTCCTGAGTTCGACTTCGAGAACGTCTCCACCGAGTTTCCTGAGCTCCCCCTCGAGGTGTCTCCCACCGCTCCCGATAACGAACATGAGCGCCACCTCCTTTGACGGCTTCCTGTTGAAGCACGGCCTTATAAATCCACCGTTATACCAGAAGAACGGCAATTATTCCCGCGAGGAAGATCCCGTCGAAGGTTCCGGCACCGCCTATGCTGACCATCGGAGCACCCAGATGCTTAAGCTTGCCCCAGTTCATCAGGTCTGCACCTATAAGAACACCCAATGTACCGCTGGCGTAGGCTATTAGGGGCTTGTAGTCCCCCCCGAACAGGAAGGCAAGGACAACGGCTATGATCGGAGGTATAAAGCTCGGTATGGCAATGCCAACACCGTGAACGGGCTTTGAAACAGCGTGGCTGAAGAGCGACGCTATGCCCACCGCGATCCCCATGTTGAGGAGCACGTCCCCCCTTCCAAGGGATACCAGCCTCAAAACTTCGTAGAGAACTATGCTGAGTGGAACCAGGGCACCCCCGACGTTAATGGCGATTATCATCTTCTGCTCTTCGAGATCGAAGTAGGGAACGGGATATGGAATGCCGAAGAACCGGACTTCCTTCACCTTGACGACGGGGACGTAGGTTCTCTCCTCAGCCACGGGAATGTTGAGGAAACTTCCAAAGAGGGACGCAAGGAATAGCGTGTAAGCAACGGCAGGAGGAATGCCGAGCCTTTGAAACGCCGCCGTGACCATGCCGGAGAATATCGTGAAGAAGACGATGAACAGGAGAAAGAGCACCAGAAAGAAGGGAAGCCCCACGGGGGGTATGAGGTACCTATACCTCATCATCCTCCCCCAGCTCAACGTTGGCCCAGACCTGAACGCCCTTCTTGAGCCTTACTCTTACAGGCCTCTCGAACTTCCTCGCGTTCTTGAAGACCCACGCGTAGAGGGGCTTTCCGTTGGAGTAGTCCCTGAGGAAGGGATAATCAACGAGATGCTTGTCCCCGTGTTCAGCCAGCTCCTCAGGCGTAAAGGGCCCGAGGACGTCCACGAGTTCCGCTTTCCCTATAGCCTTTCCGTTGCTTATTATGAGCACCTCTCCCCTGATGCGGGTTCGGGACTTCCGTATCTCCCAGATCTTTTTGCCCTCCACTATCCACCCGGCGTAGGGCTGCCTTATTATAAGGCCCCTCAAGGTCATCACTCCTTGAACTCGACGAACTCCTCTTTCATGCCGTCCTTGGTGATAACGACAACCTGAACCTTCCTCTCACCGGTGTAAACGTCCCTTTTGCCCGCGGTCCTGACGGCCCTAACGGCCAGCTCCTTGGCCTCCTCGATGCTCATGTCTTCTCTATAGCCGTCCTCTATTATCGCGATGGCAAAGGGACTGCCCGAGCCTGTTGCAGTGTACTTCTCAAAGACCAGCCCGCCGAGGGCATCGACGCTCGCCAGTTCAGGTTTGTCCACGTAGCCGCCTATGAGTATCTGCACCATGTAGGGGAACCACTTGTTCTCGTTGAGTATGTTGCTCAGCAGGTTTGCCATAGCCCTCGTCGTCATGGGCCTTCCCCACGTGAACTGGTAGTACCTCGCCTGGGCCTCGAGCATCCTCGCCAAAGCCTGAACGTCTCCCACGCTCCCGGCGGTTGTTATCGCTATCCTGTCCGTGATGGGGAGTATCTTCCTTATGTTGAGCGTCTCAACCATGTTGCCGAGTGAAGCCTGCGTATCAGCGGCAAGCACGACGCCATCCTTAACCTTTATACCAACGGTGGTTGTCCCGGTTTTCTTTTCCTCCACCATAATCACCCCCAGAACTAACTTCTCGCCATGAATTTAAAGGTTTGGTAGCTCACAGAGAGGACAGCACGGCCGTTCCGAAGCGGCCCCGAACGAATTCGACCTTAACCCCGTAAACTTTTTCAAGAACCTCCGGCGAAAGGCCTTTGGCGCTGCCCTCCCAGAACTTCTCACCGTCCTTGAGGACAAGGAGCTCGTTGGCGTACCTGAGTGCGAGGTTGAGGTCGTGGAGAACCGCGATCACAATTTTCTCCTCCCGAAGTTCCTTCAACAGCTCCATTATCCTGAGGGCATGATTTACGTCGAGGTGGCTGGTCGGCTCATCGAGGAGAATAACCTTCCCTCCCTGTGCCAGCGCCCGGGCAAGGAGAACCAACTGGTACTCACCGCCCGAAAGCGAGAGCACTGACTCATCTTTCCTATCCCAGAGACCCACCTTTTTGAGGGCGCTTTTCACGCTGCCTCCAGTGAAGTACGTGCCCATCTCCACGAACTCCGCGATGGTGAAGTTGAACTCGGGAACCGAGGCCTGGGGCACGTAGGAGACGAACCTCGCCCGCTCCCTCGGGCTCATGTGGATTAAATCAACGCCATCGAGTTCCACCTCTCCCTCAGGCCTGAGGATCCCCGCAATGCACTTCAGGAGCGTGCTCTTACCGGCCCCGTTGGGCCCGATCACCGCGAGCAGACTACCCCTGCGGGCCTCGAAGGAAACTCCCCGGAGGACCTTTCTCCTTCCGTACGAAAAGGAAACGTTCACCCTGAGGATCATGTGAGAGACTCACCCCTCTTGTGCTTCCTGAGGAGGTAAAGGAAGAAAGGCCCCCCCATCATCGCGGTAACGATGCCGACTGGAATCTCAGTTGGCCTGGCTATCGTCCTGGCGAGTAAATCCGCCAGAACCATCAGGATCCCTCCAAGAAGGGCCGCGTTCAAGGTTAACCTCTTGTGGTTGGGTCCGACGAGGGTTCTTGCAATGTGGGGACCGATGAGACCCACGAAGCCTATGATCCCGGCCGACGCAACGGAAACGGCACTCATCACGGCAATAACGATCACAACGAATTTGCGGAAGGTATCAACGTCCAGCCCGAGGGCAAGGCCCTCCTCACCGAGGAGGAGAAGGTTCAGTTCCTTCCATTTCCATAGGAGGAAACTGATGCCGAAGAGAGAGGCAAGAAAAACGTTTCTAACGTCGCTCCACTCGGCACCGTTGAAGCTTCCCATGAGCCACATATACGTGATGTGGGCCTTCGGTCCGAGTGTCAGAACGAGATATGAGGTTATGGCCCCCGCCATAAAGCTGAAAGCCACCCCCGAGAGGAGGAGCGTATCAACGGGTATCCTGCCATCCACCTTGGCGACGGTGTAAACTATGTAAACCGAGAGGAGGGCGAAGGCAAAGGACAGCAACGAAACGTGATCCGGAAAGTAGATGAGACCTAAAGCGGCACCGATGCTCGCACCCCCACTTATCCCGATTATGTACGGGTCGGCCATGGGGTTCTTAAAGAGGGCCTGACTCGCCACGCCGGCGCTCGCCAAGGAGAGTCCAACGAGGTAGGCGAGAAGAACCCTCGGCAGGCGGAGCTCCCAGACTATGATAAAATACCTCGGCCTTTTTGCCGAGTGCTCCTTTAAAAGAGTCGTTTTCAGCCCGTAAACTATCGAGCTGGTAACATCGGACGGGCTAAGCCTAACTGAGCCCACGTAAACGCCAAGGAACATGACGGCGATTGATAGGAGGAGCAAAGCCGGGAGCCACTTCCGCATGTGCTGGAGTTTTTGTCCAGCCTTTTAAAGTTGATGATTCCATATATCTTTGTCTTATGAGAGCATTTGCTGCACCATTATTGAAGGTACCCTTTCTTCTGAAGCCAACTATAAACATCTTTTGCCAACCACCTTTTTGGAACGAGGCTACCACTGTCATAATCTCTTTTTATATCAGAGTTCCCATACTCATTAACAAGACGTTTTAAGTATTCAGGGAAGTTCTTTCTTAGATAGTTCTCACATACTACTACAATCATAAGATAGAAACGTCTCATAAACCAAGGCTTGTCCTCAGGCTCACTTTTGTTTCGTATATACTCAAGGTATGGTCTAATTGCTATAAACGAACGAACGACAAGACCTCCAAATTCTTCTTGGATAAAAGTTTCATCAATAAATCCTTTATAGACATAATAACCAACCTTATTAAACGCAACGCTAACAAAACGAACAATTTGCCAGTTTTTATCATGATCTTTTCCAGAGAATATTTCATCCGGGCTCCTCTTTTCTTTCGCCCATTGAGAAATTATGTTCAGATCTTGTTTAATATCATTGCTAAGGAATTCATATGTTTTATTAAGAGCGTCGAATCTCAACTGCTGGAGTGTCAAATCCAATTGATATATTGTCACTGCCATAATAACTGTTGCTATTGTTGTTATTGCAGTCAGAACAACATTGGTCGCATCAAAATTTTTCGTCAAAGACCATGCAATAGTCGATATTATTAATATCATAACACTAGAAATTAGCGCAATAAGTTTAACATGGCGCATTTACACTCCCCCCTCCTATAACACATGATATATCAGCCAGGAATCCGGTCATCATCCCGAGGTCAGGTTCGAGAGTGCTCATCACGTTGGGGTGGCCACCCCATAGGAAGTCTCCTCAAGCCTTAAAAACTTTCACGCTTAGTAATAAACATGAGCGTTTCAGTGAAACAGCTGAGCGGCAAGATTCCTTTGGCACTCGTCACAATAAGGCCCGCGAGGCTCTTCGACATTGGTGAGATAATGCGGATCGAGAGGGAATCCTTCCGCGAGGCCTATCCAAGGGGGCTCTTTCTCGTCTTCCTGGAGAACAACCCCGAGACGTTTCTCGTCGCCGAGTACAATGGAAAGGTCATAGGATACGTCATGGCCTACCTCCGCCCGGACCTTGAAGGACACATAATGAGCATAGCCGTTGACAAACGCTACCGTGGGAACGGCATAGGCTCGGCCCTGCTCACCGAGGCGATAGACAGGCTCATCGCGCGGGGGGCCCGCTACATCGGCCTCGAAGTTCGTGTGAGCAACGAAAAGGCCATAAAGCTCTACGAGCGCTTTGGCTTCCGGAAGGTGAAGCGGATTATCGGCTACTACTCTGACGGCGAAGATGCATACTACATGCTCCTGCCTGCTGAGGAATGGAGGGGAAGCTGATGATAGTCTTTTACCTGAGCGGGGACAGGGTCTTCTCGACCGACCAGAACGCGATAAACGGCCTCTACAACAAGCGCCACTTCGGGAAGCTGGTGGAGGGCAAGCTCTTCCTCTCGTTGCTCGAGGCAACTTATCTCGTCGAGAGGGGCAAGATAGAGGTCAGGGACGGGAAGAGAAAACTAACCGTCGAGGAGCTCATGAACCTCGGAAGGAAGAGGGACGAGCTGTTCGACGCCAAGTATCTCGTTTACAAGGACCTGCGCGACAGGGGCTACACCGTCAAGTCCGGCCTTAAGTTCGGCTCGCACTTCCGCGTTTACCGCAGGGGCATGGACGAGCACTCCCAGTGGCTCGTGTGGGTCCTACCTGAGAACTCCCGCCTGAGCCCGAACGACATAACCGCTCGCGTTAGAGTAGCTCACGGTGTCAGGAAAAACATGGTGATGGCGATAGTTGACGAAGATGCGGACGTTACCTACTACAAGGTAGAGTGGACTAAGTTTTAGGGGGACTTAGCATGGAGAGTGTATTCCCGCTCATTCTGTTGTATCTAGTCTCAGGATTTCCCTAGCTAACCCTTAGACTTATGTACCACAGCAGAATTCAATATCCCCCTAAGAAAATGGACAATATGGACAATTCTGAGTCTTATAGGGCTCTCAGCATTGATATCAATTGTGGACTATTTTTCAATAATGACTATTTTGTTCCTCAGAGAAAACAAGTACTGGCTATTGATGATTGCAATGGCTTTAATTCTTCCCTCCGTTCTTAAGAATAGTAGTTCTTCCACGCATAGACTTTGCTTTGATGACTAGATATCTCAATCCTTCATGAAAAATCATTAAGCAAAAAAGATTTAATCAGTATCGGGAAAATAGGGTATATCATAACCATTATCCTGCCGCTGTACTCAGCAATCATTGCACTCTTCGCCATGATATTTATGTACAGGATGAGGGGGATTTAAAATGAACCTGTGGGAGTTTACGCTGTACATCATCGTGATTTGGGCAATTCCTTCGGGCTTTGTCTCGGGGGTTCTAAAGAAAGCCACTCTCAAGGTGCCCATCAGCAGATCTTTTCCATTAGAAGCGACAGTTTTCACTGGATTTGTGATCTTTGTAATAGGTCTCTTAAAACTATCACCCCCCGACAAACTCGTTCTACCTGCTTTCATTGGCTACTTCCTTACTTCTGGTCTAATATCAGCAAAGTTCCACGGGCAGTTCAGCCCAGTAAAAATTCTCGCCCACCCTCCACTCTCCATTGCAGGTGGTATCTTAATGGGACTGTTCTGGGCCATTATATTTTACTTCTATTTAATGGCCATACTGATAGTACCCCTGATATCAAACATAGGCATTCTCTGGCTTCTTAGTAGGATGACCGTTAAGAAAGTTCTCGGGTTTGAAATTGGGGACGGTATCGAGAGGGAGTTGGCCATTTTCTTCTTAATTCTTTTCATCTCCAGTGGAATTAGGTGGTACCTCTTCAAGGTTGCGATAAACTCTATTGTAAACACCTCTAGGTTCTGGCTCCTCAGCCTTCCCACAGTGGTCCTCATTGGAGCAGTTGAAATTATGGGCGCAAGGGCATTTGGGTGGTACAGGAATATTGAAAGCACGAAAAAAATTGCCCTAATTGTCGCTCCCCTTTACATCTCCATAGCCCTTTCAATTGGAGTTTCACTAGTGTGGGGAATGATGGCGGATGGGGTTTAACCCTCAGTCGTCCCCTATAGTCTCAAACTCCCTGCTCAAAAGCCTGAACTCCCTCTCCCCGATGGACTTCGGATCTATTGGAACAAGGATGATGGTGTTGTTCATCACCGCGTGATCTTTCAGGTATGCGAGGAACTTAAAGACGGGAATAAACCCGTTTTCGGTCATCAGGTACTCAACTCCATCGAGGTATATCACCTTCTCGGCCTCGCTCTTTCTCATAAACTGGACCAAAAGGTGTGTAAGGTACTCGAGCCTGCGGGGATGAACCGTATCCTTGCCTCCAACACTGGTGAGCCAGATAACGGGGGTTTTCTCAATCCCAAGGGTTGTTCTAAAGAACTCGGGAGGGGTTCTGGATATTATGGCAACCGCCCTGCCTGCGAGGAACCTCTTGAGAAGTGGCACTGCGTTTTTAACAGTGACGATGTAAAGACCAGGGGTTATCCTCTCGTTCCCTCCATCCCCTCTAAGCTCGACTACGGGAACAAGCTCGTAATGCACGAGAATTTCCCTCAACAGATGAGACCATCCGTACATCAAAATTATCAGGGCGATACCACAGAGGATATTACAGAGGGTTTCGAATAGGGTAACGGTGTTACTGGAAATGCTCACCAAACCGGCCCTCCACAACTCGACTGGAAGAACACTGAGTTTGGCAAGGGAAAAGCCCAGCCAGGCAATTATCATCCAATCGTACGCCCGGGCCAATCTGGGATAATGCTCCCTGAACCGGTGCCTGTGTTTAACGCTCAGAAACAGAAGCGCAAACATAACCACAAGAACTATTATAGCCATGGTTAGATTAAAGTATGCAACGCCCCCCCCCAACGGCCATCACCCGGTTATATATTTCTGTATGAGGACGTATTTAAACCTTTTGAGGGAACAAGAGCAGAAACACTCCCAGTAGAAAATCAGAAGAAATATATTCCAGTTTAGCATCTTTTGAATGACGATAGAACTCCAGAAATTTGAAAAGAAGCATAGAAGGGTTTCAATCGTGCACTCACTTCAGGAGGTTCTCTTTGCCCTCTCCGGAGCCGCTTCCCATGAAAATGTCCAGATGACGAGATAGTACCACAGTATGAAAAACAGCGTCACTACCAGCTGGCTCCTCGTCAGGGAAACGAATGGAAACAGGAACATGCCTATCGCGGTCAAAATCCACCCGTAGCGGTACGGGGAAGGCTTATAACCGCTGAGCTTTCTCATCAAAACCGCAACAATCACGGCCAGAAAGCCCCTAAAAAATGCCTTGGGGAGTACTTCCATACTGTAAACCTCCCTTGGATCCGCGACCATTCCCTTTGAGAGGGCCCCCATCACCGCTATGTACGGCCAAAAAAGAAGAACAAAGCAAACAAGGGCCTCCTTCCCTATCTTCCCAATCCCCTCCTCATTAGGCAGAAGCTTAATCCAGTTCATGGGGTTATCCTCCAATGCATGTGAAGCATATAGTCCATCAGAAAAGAAAAAGCACGAAAAGGAGTTTAACTGCACACTCACTTCAAGAACCCGGTCTTCTTCCCGAGGTCCTCGAAGGCGTCTATGACGTACTGGAGGTCCTCCTTGCTGTGGGCAGCGGAAGGCTCGAGCCTTATCCTGGCAGTTCCGAGCGGGACGGTCGGGTAAACTATCGCCTGAGCGAAGATGTTGTACTCGTCGTATAAGCGTCTGCTGAACTCCTGGGCGAGCTTCTCGTCGTAGAGCATAACTGGAGTAATCGGATGCTTGGTGTTTCCGAGGTCGTAGCCCAACTCGCGGAGCCCGTTCTGGAGGAAGTGGGTGTTGTCCCAGAGCTTCTTGACGAGCTCGTCGCTCCTCTGGAGAATCTCAACTGCCGCTATGGCAGCCGCGACGTCCGGTGGGTTGGGCGCGCTCGAGAAGAGGAACGGCCTTCCGCGCTGGCGGAGGTACTCGATGGCCTCCTCAGGGCCGGCGACGTAGCCGCCGATTACTCCGAAGGCCTTGCTGAGCGTTCCCATCTCGAAGTCAACCTTGTCGTGGAGCTTGAAGTGGTCGACGATACCCCTTCCGCTGTCTCCCAAAACTCCTTCACCGTGCGCGTCGTCTATGTAGAGTATCGCGTCGTACTGCTCCGCCAGCTCGGCCATCTCCGGGAGCGGGGCGAGGTCGCCGTCCATCGAGAAGACACCGTCGCTGACGATGATTTTCTTCTTCTTGTCCTTGTTCTCCTTTAGCTTTCTCTCGAGGTCCTCCATGTCGAGGTGCTTGTAGATTACCTTCGGCGCACCGCTGAGGCGCATTCCGTCTATGATGCTCGCGTGGTTGAGCTCCTCACTGATGAAAACCCCGTTGTCCTTCTTGGTAAGGAGGGCGCTTAGGGCTCCCAGGTTCGCGTTGTAGCCGCTCTGGAAGAGTATGGCCGCTTCACGCTTCTTGAACTTCGCCAGCTTCTCCTCGAGCTCTACGTGGAGCTCCATCGTTCCCGCTATCGTCCTCACGGCGCCGGCACCAACGCCGTAGTCAAGGATGGCCCTTATGGCCGCGTACCTGATCTCCGGGTGCGCGGCGAGGCCGAGGTAGTTGTTGGAGCACATGTTGAGAACCCTCTTGCCGTCAACGACGACCCACGGGCCCTGGGCGCTCTCGAGCTTCCTTATGGTCACGTAGAGGCCCTTATCCTTGAGCTCCTGAAGTTCCTCCCTAATCCAGTCAAGCTTCCCCATGAGAACCACCGTTTACATATGGGCACCGCGGTATAAAAGTTTTGCACTGAACCGGTTAGTGCAGTCTAATTATTGCCGTGAGGATCGCCAAAAGGGCGAGCGCGAAGCTCCCGCCGATTTCAAGCCTGTAATCGTGCCTCTCGTCCGGATACCTTTCGATTATCTCGGCCCTGATTCTAAAATTCCCCGGCCCGGTGACGGTGATTGACAACCCCCAGCCCCTTCTCGACAGCGGGTAAGCAACGGGCACGACGCCTGTGAAGAAGTCGAGGAACAGATGGCTTCCCCAGCCGAGGGCAAAGAGCAGGAAGGGACTGCCGAGGTGCAGACCGAGGAGAAGGATCGGGAGAAAGGGCAGGAGGGAGTGAAGGTACGAGCGATGCTCCTCAGCCAAAGCATCGAGGTCCGGAAAGACAGCCCCGAGGGCGAGGGCGGTGAGTCCCGCTAGCGTCGGCTCGCCGGAGAGTGCGAGGTAGACGAGGCTCGGAATCGAGGCGTGCTCAAGCGGGTCCATACATAAAAATGTCAAAAGAAAAGGGCCTTAAAGTTATCCCTCCCAAGCAGTTTCGGTTAGTGGGTATATGATACGGTGAGGAGGCAAAAGAGGCGTTGGTGGGTACTCTGGAACCTCGTAGATGTCAACGTACATCACGGGGATGACGTAGCTCTTCTTGTCCTTCAGGTAGAGAAACACGTCTTTTAGCTTGTAGGTGGTCACCTCGAACCTTTGATCTTCATTCCAGGAAGTATAACTAACGTCCATCTTAAGAAATGAATCATCTTCCGATGACATGCCTATCGAAAATCCTGCAACCGGGATCACCCCCGGATTGCCCACGGAAATGCCCATCGAGAACAGGGGAGTATAATGGGACTCGCTCTTAAGTTGCCAAGTATCCACGTCAACGCTTTTGGTAAAAGTGTAGTTTCTGTATCCGTCAAAGGTGTTCACGATGCCCTTCACTTTTTCCACGAGTTTTGATCCATCATCAGCACTGAAGATCCCGTCCCAGGTTTTTATCTTAACTCCCTCCGGAGTTCCCTCAAGGACAGGAACCACTATCGTAAAGAAGGCTCTGCTGTTATACGGCACGGTAAACTCCTTCCCATCGGGATACCCCACCGCATAAAGTCTGTAGCGCATGACAACGTAGTGCCCAACGATTCCCGACATCACGTAGCTCTCTCCCCCGGGAAGGTCTTTACCATAGAAATGGGTATCGCGTTCCATCCACTCTCCATCTTCCTTCAGGGTAAAAACCGGACCGGCGGATATCTGGGTTATAGAGCCTCCATCGTTTTCCACTCCAAGGGCCGAGAACGATATGGAGATACCCGATGAACTTTTAGTGGCCATAAACGTCTCAATGTGACCGGCATCCCTATCATCCCTGTTTCCCCAAATGTGGGCTATAACAAGTGGAATGCTGGAGTTGATGCCGCAGGAGAGTATCCTGTAGTCAGGTGCCCAGTACAAACAGACCCCTGAGGAGAGGCACTTGTTATCAATTCGGTCCGGAGCCAATTTCA belongs to Thermococcus sp. AM4 and includes:
- a CDS encoding metal-dependent hydrolase, whose amino-acid sequence is MDPLEHASIPSLVYLALSGEPTLAGLTALALGAVFPDLDALAEEHRSYLHSLLPFLPILLLGLHLGSPFLLFALGWGSHLFLDFFTGVVPVAYPLSRRGWGLSITVTGPGNFRIRAEIIERYPDERHDYRLEIGGSFALALLAILTAIIRLH
- a CDS encoding glycine C-acetyltransferase, with protein sequence MGKLDWIREELQELKDKGLYVTIRKLESAQGPWVVVDGKRVLNMCSNNYLGLAAHPEIRYAAIRAILDYGVGAGAVRTIAGTMELHVELEEKLAKFKKREAAILFQSGYNANLGALSALLTKKDNGVFISEELNHASIIDGMRLSGAPKVIYKHLDMEDLERKLKENKDKKKKIIVSDGVFSMDGDLAPLPEMAELAEQYDAILYIDDAHGEGVLGDSGRGIVDHFKLHDKVDFEMGTLSKAFGVIGGYVAGPEEAIEYLRQRGRPFLFSSAPNPPDVAAAIAAVEILQRSDELVKKLWDNTHFLQNGLRELGYDLGNTKHPITPVMLYDEKLAQEFSRRLYDEYNIFAQAIVYPTVPLGTARIRLEPSAAHSKEDLQYVIDAFEDLGKKTGFLK